GCTTTTGTGGTCGGGATGCTAGGATGTTATCTGCAAAATCCAGGTTTAGACCACTGGTGAGTTGCGAAGAGGGTTGTAAGGTATCTAGAAGGAACCAAAGTTTACATGTTTGGGTTTAGACAGACGGACATCTTAGTTGTAATGCGGACTTTGCTGGCTGTGTTGATTCTCGAAGATCAACTTTAGGATACGTCTCTATCATGACCGATGGGGCTATCTTAGGGAGAAGTGTTTAATAATCCTTAATAACTACTTTTCCGAGGCTACTCCAGAATGTGTGTGGCTAAAGAATTTTATCTTTGGGCTTAGAGTTATGAGCTTTGATCTATATATCTAAGCCATTGAAAGTCTATATTATGACAACTCAACTGTAATCTTCTAGAACGACAAAAGTGAGAGTCAAAGTAAACACATCGACTTCAAGTTCTTATCTATTAAGGAGcatattaaagataaaattatggTCATTGAACACATTAGTATTGAGTTTATGGTCATTGAACACATTAGTATTGAGTTGATATTAACagttgactaaaggcatgcctctatttaaatttaagaattgGTTCAGAAAATAGGACTTTTCGCCTAccttgtaatttgtatatacatttaGTTGGGAGTGAGACAAAAGGAACTAGCAATCCAGAACTACTCAATCATCTACCACATGAAGCGATACTGCTGGAGGTTAGTGTTTACATCATTTGTCTTGCAAAATATACATATcccatatattttgaattttgatcaTCATATATTATCtacattttgttatatatacaattctatcTTGTATTATTTGCAGTCCATTCTACAATGTTCCCATAGACAGggaaatgaagatgaagatcacAATATAATCACTTTGCCAGCCATGAATTCATGAATTGCCCAAAAGCACTTTCCCTAAAGCTCTTCACCTTCACCAAGCAAAAATGGGTGCAAGACAACTCCAcgcccgccgccgccgcagctcTGCAAGTCTTCAACAGATAGCAAACCGGCGCGGCACAGTCTCTGCCCTGAATCACAATCCCCCAGCACCGATCGCCGCCGCCGTCTCCGCCATCGCAAAGCTCCTCGACGAATATGAGCCCGTCAGGGCACTTCCTCTCCAGTTCCTCCCTCAGTGCCGCCCATTCGTCCGCCACCGCTTTCTCCGCCTTGAAACGGGCCTCGCCGTCGCCGGCGTACACCTCCACCACcaacgccgccgccgccgccgcggcgGAGCCCCCCTCCAGGTTCCTCACGATCTCCTCCACTGACCCTTTCATCCACCGCTCCAGCTCCGCCGGATTCACGTCCCTCCTCGGCTGATCCGAACTCCGGTGAGTGAGCTGGCGGCTGCACGGCGGAGACACCGCGAAAACGCGGTGGCGCCTGCATCGGCGGCGCTGGGTTTCCTCGCCGGAGACCGCCAGCGCTGCGAGGAAAGGGTTGGATTGGGATTTGG
This portion of the Ipomoea triloba cultivar NCNSP0323 chromosome 5, ASM357664v1 genome encodes:
- the LOC116020746 gene encoding uncharacterized protein LOC116020746 — protein: MASLNFHSAKTHSFPDFNPPKSQSNPFLAALAVSGEETQRRRCRRHRVFAVSPPCSRQLTHRSSDQPRRDVNPAELERWMKGSVEEIVRNLEGGSAAAAAAALVVEVYAGDGEARFKAEKAVADEWAALREELERKCPDGLIFVEELCDGGDGGGDRCWGIVIQGRDCAAPVCYLLKTCRAAAAAGVELSCTHFCLVKVKSFRESAFGQFMNSWLAK